The sequence TACAAAAGTTGCCACTATAGCATTAAGTGTAATCTGTTAATTGACAGAAATTATCACCTCAGTCCCAGAAATTCCCATAGCTAGACCAATATCTGCTTCATGAAGTGCAGGAGCATCATTTGTTCCATCTCCAGTTACTGCAACAACCTCCTCAAATGTGGTTCGCAAATGCTTCACAAGGGTATGCTTATCCATAGGTGAAGAACGAGCCATCACCTTGCAAATGAGTACATCAGACATCAATATAGAACAGTTAAATCATATTAAATCACATGCACAAATAAATACTAAATTGAAGGATCTTTTGTCAGCACCATGTGAATGGCAAGCCAACAACCACGTGAAAGACATCGGTGCATGTAATTGAGCTTCCTATTATTTCAAACTAAAAACTTTTAAAGTCAGTTTTTGAAAGAATCTTGGGATACTTTTATCAGAAAGGATGTAATTCAGCGTGAGAATTAAAATTCGAAAATGTTCTAGGATTGTACATTTATTGGAACAGATTTAGAGTTAGcaaaacatatatttttgaaatggttgaaaaattataatGCTTAAGTGGTGATGGGAAGAAACACAGAATTGATTACCGTAAACATGAAAATAAGCAAATAGGGTTTCCAGTATAGGAATACCTGTAGTTTTGGAATGAGCTCTTGCAGCTCTTCCTCGGTCTTCAACCGAAATTCTGGTCCTTCAATTGCAATACCATCATCAGTTAGTATACCACATTCTCTAGCTATTGCCTTAGCCGTGTTTATGTTGTCTCCCGTGACCATTCGCACCATGATGCCAGCTGACTTACAAATAGCAACAGACTCCTTGACTCCAGGGCGAACTGGATCTTTTATCCCAACAATTCCTATTAAAGTATAACCCTCAAATGGTATAGGATTTTCAGCAGAAAAGTCACTTCCAATATCCTTGTATGCGAGGCACAGGGTTCGAAGAGCTTCATTTGCAAATTCATCAATTGTATCCTTCATGTGAGTGATGGTTGACTCATCCAGAGGAACAACCTCACCATTTGAGTTCAGAACCCTATCACAGGCAGCTAAAATAATTTCAGATGCTCCTTTGCAGTGTGCTTGAAAACCTTCTCCAGATAACTCCAATACCACACCCATGCGCTTCTTTGTAGAATTGAATGGCTCGACTTTGACCAGCGTTGACGCACGTCGCTCTGCTAGGAAATCTCCTCCAAGAAAGAGGCCGAATTCCAGAAGTGCAGTCTCAGTTGGCGTACCAAGGATTTCAATTTTCTCATTTTTACCTAAGACGATATCTCCTCCAGTGTTGTTGAATATAGATTTTTGAAGCATTTTCACAACAGAATCAGGAATATCGGAGCAGAAAGCTGAACTTTTCATAGAGCTATCAACTTCTTTTCTCTTTCCGCAAATGCATGCTTTCACAACTGTCATGTGGTTAGTGGTTAGGGTCCCAGTCTTGTCACTGCAAATAGTTGTAGCAGATCCCATAGTTTCACAAGCTGCCAAATGGCGGACAAGTGCCTTGtcattcatcatcttcttcattgcAAAAGCAAGGCTCAAAGTAACAGCTAAAGGCAACCCTTCAGGAACGGCAACCACAACAATCGTGACAGCAATAGCAAAGTATTCCAGCATTTCCAAGGCTTCATCTGCAGACCAGCTCCTGTAGGAACCTTGATTCATCTTGAGGCTAAAGAGCCCTTGCACCAGAACAGCGAAAGTAATAACAGcaaaaaagagaccaatttttcCAATAATGGTTGCGACTCCATTCAGTTTGACCTGCAAAGGGGTTTCATCATCACCACCTTCACTAAGAGTAGCCATCAATTTACCCCACTGAGTTCTCATCCCAACAGTAGTAACTAGCATTTTGCAGGATCCATCTTGCACTTTAGTTCCAGATAAGAGGAAAGGATTGGCGGATGTCACATTTATGGGTTCACTCTCTCCGGTCAAACTAGATTCATTTATTAACAATGAATAGCCTGAAACAAAGAGTCCATCAGCTGGGACCTGATCCCCAATAGAAAGATGGACAATGTCACCTGAGAGCAaatcaaatatcgaaatttTTTGTCTGAAACCATCTCTAGTGACCTGAACTGTaatctttttcttttccttgTCTAAATCCTTGAATTGTAATGACTGCTTATAGTCACTTGTAGCAGTGACAAAAACTACAAGAAGGATACTAGCAACAATCCCAAGTCCGTCGTGAGCGCCCCTGGGCCATCCTTCAGTTGCAATGCCAACAACTAATGATACAAGCGCACAAACAGCAAGTATCATGAGGGTAGTATCTTGAAGGGCTTCCCATACAAAAAGCCAAAAGCCCTTTGCTGGGCTCTCTGTGAACTTATTAATTCCATAAACTTCTCTTCTGTGGTCAAGTGACTCATCTGAAATACTAATCCCATCGGTGAGAGAAGTCGAGAGCTTGCCAGCAATACCCTCCACGCCAGAATGAACTTTCAACTTCCTCAAATTATGGCCTTCAACAATTGATCCTAATTCATCAGCACAAATTTCAAAACCTGCCTTCTTGACTTCCTCTGGCACTGTATACGTTATACCTGGAGGTATTAAGTGGACCATCAGCATAAAGTAACAACAAATGTTAAATCTCAGGTTGCTCGAGTTTTTGAAATCTAACCTTGAATAAAGCTCAGAGCAGCTTGGGAAACTAATACCGCTACTCTAAGTTTTTCCTGCAACATGATAAAATCATCACATTTAATTTTCcattaaacaaaagaataatgATTCTTCTGGCATATAAAGAAAGAATATTTCGCAGCTGAAGAGTCAACATTACATTGCTACGTGGATATTACTCAAGGTTGGAACCATGACACACTTTCTAAATGACATGCATAAACTGTAAAATTCAATATGGTCCCGTACATTTACCACAAATCCTTTCCTAAATTCCGAATAAATGCAACTGATAAACTGTTCAATTATAGGCTGAACGTTGCTTTTACAGTTTTTTTATGGATAACGATATCACAAGTCGAGACATTCACACGGCGAGATAAGCCAAACAAATTGTCAAGAAGCTCAGTTTGTGATAAAAATTGCTAACTGAACAAATGGTATTGCATCGGATGGAATCAACGAATCACGATAAATGACAGATTAATAGCTAGATTCTTCCAGCTTGCAGCGTTAGAGATCCTCCTTGGtcaaaaaaaacattatttgttATCACGTTAAACCAATCGACCGATATGCTGGTGCTTGCTGGTCAACAATattgtttgattttaattcAATCTCATAacagaattaattaattaattcaccCAAAACAGAGTAAATCCGCAGATACACTTCATCCGTGAGGTAAGCTTAAGACACaatgaaaaaaaatagaaaaaacagAGGAAAAAGTAAAACATCGGATAGAAAAAGTCAACGACAGctgaaaaaaaaagatatttccACAATTGCCAAGATATTTTTTGAGGCAACCAAcagaaagaaagatttgaacaATTCAAAACCTGGTTAGACTTCTGGATCTCACGAACTTCGAAACGCTTCGACAGATTAGCAGTGAATCTAAACCTCCTTTTATGGTTCTTGACGAGCCAACACGCTTTCCTCCATCTCTGCAACGCTTCGTCCGAGGAATTCTTGGCCTTCACTTCCGAAAAATCCTTCAAAAAACTCCCCATTCTACACCTAATTCTTACTGGTCCGCAAATCACAGGTCACACTAACAGATCACAAAAAATCGCAGTTAATGTCACCTAGTCCAATCCAACAGTTGACGAAGCTGAATATGGAGCGATTCCTCGATTTCCCCGTTGCTGATAAGAAAAGTAGATTCAAAAAGTAGTAAAATATGAGCAAGTTGTTGGATGAATGCGATATATTTATTCCCAGGAAATAATGATGGAGGAGGAGTGGATGCCAAGCAGAGTCGACGAACTTACCGTTCATTTCATCCATATTTAAACAGAATCTTTAGAAACCGTGTCGGGGGCCCGGGGCCCGAAGTTTCCTCGAAATTCATTTTATGGTGTACACGTTTGgggatattttttataaaatttatactTGGGCTGTGTTTGGTTATCTTGATAGGACAATTGATGGATTGATAATTTGATGGATTATTAAGGGATAacgtaaatattaattaatataatatgttGTTGGTATGAATGATaaagttaaataaataatatgtatTCTTGTTTGCTAACATGGATAACCCATgggatatatattaataataggatattttccaaaaatgccctcATCTACCGTGGGCAACCTTTCTACCACACAAGTAAAGATGAGGTTTATCCCGCAACCACCAATGATGGGAAACTTCTCATCTTCAGAGTCATTATCGTTCAGCAGAACACAAGAAACAAAATCCTCCCGAAGGTATTTCATATTGTAACATTTGGTTCTACATTGGCTACGTTGATCTCATATtttattgaagaatttgatgTAAGCTTTAATATAATTTGCACACGGTGTTGGAAATTATCAGTTATACGAGATCCCAACCTCTGTAATGGTTGGTAATTTATGTATTTTTTGTGTCGTAATTCTGTGCAGTAtatgtttaaaataaatttcttgCGTTCTCGGTATAAATTTGTGTCTATTAATTTGTTTAGCTTCCCATTTTTTCGACCGAATCCCCAATGTATAGGTTCGAGGTGATGTACTGATATCCATGGGTGTGAATGTCATACTCCACAATTTATGGTTATGGAATCATCATTTTTGCATCTTCATAAAATTTTTAGCTCCTATCACATGCCACCATATGAGCGTGTCTATATTCGAAATGATTGACATCTTCACTAATGTTTCTTGAACACATATAAGCCACATCTCTGGAGGCACATTATTCCCTGAACATTTCTTTTTGTAATTGAATTTGATATCATTCTTGTATATTGAAAGTGTAGTATTATTGTGATTTTGCAGATTCAAATACACATAAGTGGAGCAGTGATCGGAAATGGTGATGTCTTCACTTCCCAGATACAACCAATTTTCGTTGAGATTTAGTTCTTGTATGCAAATTAATTTTCTCTTTTGTTTTTGTATATGTCAGGGCAAAACATATGTAGTTTTCAAGGGACGAAACCCTGAAATTTATAATAGTTGGCCGAAAGCAGAAGACGAAGTTGTCGGATTCAAATACGCGTTGCACAGCTCTTATCCTATTAGAGAAGAAGCAGTGAAGGCTTATGCTAACCACATGGCGAAGCGTCAATCAAGGCAAGCCCCTTGTACTCCCCACAACGAAGGATCTAGTTCAACGGCAACTTCAACGTCGGGTCAAACCAATGAATCAAACACCTTGAGGCAACTTATCGACGCACAGATACAGTTGGCACATGAGCAAAGGCAACATGCCTTAAGGGTTGCAGAAATATATGACGGAATTGAGAAAAAGTTGCGGTCATTTAGCTTCAAAGACGATGCTAATTAATGTATGCTATTCAAATATGCTACTTTGGCCACC comes from Henckelia pumila isolate YLH828 chromosome 4, ASM3356847v2, whole genome shotgun sequence and encodes:
- the LOC140865905 gene encoding calcium-transporting ATPase 1-like → MGSFLKDFSEVKAKNSSDEALQRWRKACWLVKNHKRRFRFTANLSKRFEVREIQKSNQEKLRVAVLVSQAALSFIQGITYTVPEEVKKAGFEICADELGSIVEGHNLRKLKVHSGVEGIAGKLSTSLTDGISISDESLDHRREVYGINKFTESPAKGFWLFVWEALQDTTLMILAVCALVSLVVGIATEGWPRGAHDGLGIVASILLVVFVTATSDYKQSLQFKDLDKEKKKITVQVTRDGFRQKISIFDLLSGDIVHLSIGDQVPADGLFVSGYSLLINESSLTGESEPINVTSANPFLLSGTKVQDGSCKMLVTTVGMRTQWGKLMATLSEGGDDETPLQVKLNGVATIIGKIGLFFAVITFAVLVQGLFSLKMNQGSYRSWSADEALEMLEYFAIAVTIVVVAVPEGLPLAVTLSLAFAMKKMMNDKALVRHLAACETMGSATTICSDKTGTLTTNHMTVVKACICGKRKEVDSSMKSSAFCSDIPDSVVKMLQKSIFNNTGGDIVLGKNEKIEILGTPTETALLEFGLFLGGDFLAERRASTLVKVEPFNSTKKRMGVVLELSGEGFQAHCKGASEIILAACDRVLNSNGEVVPLDESTITHMKDTIDEFANEALRTLCLAYKDIGSDFSAENPIPFEGYTLIGIVGIKDPVRPGVKESVAICKSAGIMVRMVTGDNINTAKAIARECGILTDDGIAIEGPEFRLKTEEELQELIPKLQVMARSSPMDKHTLVKHLRTTFEEVVAVTGDGTNDAPALHEADIGLAMGISGTEVAKESADVIILDDNFSTIVTVAKWGRSVYINIQKFVQFQLTVNVVALIVNFSSACLTGSAPLSAVQLLWVNMIMDTLGALALATEPPNDDLMRRQPVGRKGNFISNVMWRNILGQSIYQFVVIWYLQTSGKSVFYLDGENSDIILNTLIFNSFVFCQVFNEISSREMEKINVFKGMLNNYVFVGVLSCTVLFQVIIVQFLGTFANTFPLTLRQWSASILFGFLGMPIAAAIKMIPIGSTVTSSNSRSTYLSFPTNLKP